ATGATTTAAGGATTTTAATGTATGGTCACGAAGAAGAAAAAGAAAAGCTGAAATCTGAAATAGAAACTAATGCTTGGGATTATGGGAGAACATTAATACCTGAACAACTATTGGAGTCATATGATAAAGTTCGTGAATTAGATAAAATGCTAATAAATTAATGTACTCTAAGAAAATGGCGACCCGACTTTAAACTAAAACAAGAAAAAGAAGCCTCCTTGGAGAATCTCTCTGGAGCTGACTTTGAGTGAGAAATTAAACTGATATCCAATAAGACAAGACCCAGAGAAAGAGGAGTTGTCTTAGAAAGCTTGATAAATAAACAAATAGAAAATGAAGTTCAAAGTTCGTGCTCAATTTTTAAGAGAAAACATGGAAAAGCATATCGATTACTTGACTAAAGAAATACACTGGACTGAACATACTTCTGAAGAAAGGTTTTAATGAACAACATATACTAGATAAAGAGGAAGTATTATAGTTGAAGTGGGCTACAGAGAACGATTACGTAGATAAGTATTAAGACCTGCTCATCCAACAATTTGTTCATAGCAGTAATTCCGATACAGCAGACCATAATTAAGATGTTTTTATCCAACCAAACTTGAAGCAATTTAATCGAGAACAATTTCTTGCTATATATGATGGTATTAACAGAAACCTTCAATGTTATGCGCATAGAATGGGACGCTTAGTGCTATCTTTTATACATAATCAACATTAATGTTTCACAAGCTTAAATAAATGGACAGTCAAAGGGGACACTCATAAATGAGGTCCCCTTTCATAATGTATTACGGTAATAAAGTTTTATATTGTTCCATTAAATCACCTGCATATAAGCTTGTAATCATTAAGAAAATGGCAAGCCCAATGTATAATGAGAACCAGATGACTTTTGTTTTGAGACTCGATGAGTAATAGGATTTCTCTTTATCCCTAATTTCAGTTTGTTCTTGCACTTCTTTAAAGAACGTTGCTACTATTCGTTCATACGTGCCTATATTTTCAAAATCGGTTGGTCCGTACTGGTATTCATTCGAATTAGCAGCATCCATTAAGGATCTATAAATATTTAATTTTACCTCGGTCAGCTGTTTTTCTTTTAACTTATTATCATCAAATAGCGGGATATGCCAACTCTTCATGTTGTTAAACTTTTCATGTAGTTGGCTTAATTCCATATTCCAAATATTAACCACGCGAATTTTTTCTTCATCTGTTGCACCTGCATATTGTTCAAGTTGCCTTAATCCAAATTGATTCAATTCAATAATGATGTCTCTTTGATTTCTGGTTGTCTCGCTACGGAATTCTTTCCACCACTTAGAAATACCCAATAATAAGAAAAGAATTAAAAATGGATTTGGATGGAGAAACAAATATACAACCATTCCGATAATCCCTAATACCCAAAGCTTTGTGGAGATGACTCCTACTATACGTCCTCCATCAAGAGGATGCACAGGCATT
The DNA window shown above is from Peribacillus sp. FSL P2-0133 and carries:
- a CDS encoding site-2 protease family protein, with translation MKESKLNKGWLSLGAIGLFFLGKMKWLFALLKIAKVGSLISIFVSLGAYALVYGWKFAVALVYLIYIHEMGHLLAAKRKGIKTSNAIFIPFVGALIALKEEPKNANQEAYLAFGGPLLGTLAFLPAIPLFMMTENPFWLLVITLGAMINLFNLMPVHPLDGGRIVGVISTKLWVLGIIGMVVYLFLHPNPFLILFLLLGISKWWKEFRSETTRNQRDIIIELNQFGLRQLEQYAGATDEEKIRVVNIWNMELSQLHEKFNNMKSWHIPLFDDNKLKEKQLTEVKLNIYRSLMDAANSNEYQYGPTDFENIGTYERIVATFFKEVQEQTEIRDKEKSYYSSSLKTKVIWFSLYIGLAIFLMITSLYAGDLMEQYKTLLP